caaaatgcCATATTGTCAAGTTTGGTTGTTAAAAATGGGCCAATGCTTGAATGGTTCATAAGGCCTCCAATTCGCGCCATTTACaaaattcgtatttttaattatacaaatGTTATGGATTACGAAAGTGgaaaagctaaaaaattaaaagtcaaAGAAACAGGACCTTATATTTATCGAGAAACACTCACGcgtattaacaatatttttcatagtGATGGTAGCATTAGTTTTCAAGAAAAACGTTCGTATCAATGGGAAGGTGGAAGTCCCGATGATGAAATAGTTGTGGTACCAAATGTACCTCTGTTAGCTTCGATGGCTACTATGAGAAATGCACCATTTTTTGCTCAATTAGCATTCACGGGTGTGTTATCTACACTGCAatctaaaacatttttgacgCTACCAGTTAATGGATTACTTTGGGGATACGACGATAGAATATTTGAAATTGCAAAGCCATTTATTGCATTACAAAATGAAATTCCATTTGATAAATTTGGTCTACTTGCTTTTGTatgtctttatttatttaattacttacttacttacttactaAATTAACGTAAttgaagattttaaaataatattttttttcagaaaaatggAATTTCATCAGacgtaattacaattaattccGGAGCTAatgatttaagtaaaattaatatgattaaattaataaatggaaaaaaacataaaaaagtgtggaatgataaaaaatgtgataGTATTTATGGTACGCAGGGATATATATTTCCATCAGATATGTTCAACCGCCCCAATGCGACTTTGGAAGTTTATTCCAATGAAATGTGTCGTACTTTGTACCTTCATAACACGGGAACAAGTTCGTCTTTTGGGATTCCCTCTCTTACGTATGTTTTTactataaatgaataaataaatttatcagtcTGGTAATTTTACGTaagagataaataaataattaattatctgttTGTTTTAAAAAGATTCAAACCACCTAAGGATACATTTCATTATTCACCGGACAATAACTATTGCTATTGCCCGGAATCAGTACCGGGTGTTGAGTCAACAAGAACCTGTCCCCCGGCTGGAATATTTAATTCCTCAGCTTGTAGTTTTGATATGCCATTTTTAGCATCTTTTCCACATTTTTACACTGgtgacaaaattttaatggaaaaaatcgaTGGTTTAAATCCACAGGCTGAATTACATGAATCCCGCCTCGAGCTCCATCCAGTAAGTCAttgataattaacaatatatacAATCGTTTGTTAACAattgttaatataaatttaaaaaaatttaaacagagACTGGGAATATTGATAGGCGGAGTATCACGAATCCAATTGAATATTGAAGCACGTCGCGCTATTGGAATGCCATTTCACGGTGGGCTTGACGATGGTCAAATATTGCCATTACTGTGGATTGAATTAACGATAGACGATATTCCAGAGCCGTTGCTCAGTTCTCTAAAGCATGGATATTACACAGCAGCTGCTGTTGAAACTGGAATACAGTGGGGTAGtgttattattcttattttatcaTCCTGTCTATTGATGCACGTATggagaaaacaaaaaaaagatttagcgtcgACAACTACTAAACATCTTTTTGATAACGTTGGACAAGAAAACAAAGTACCCGATGATAGTAATAATGAATTACCAGTATAATGATAGTTTTACAGATTatccataactttttttaactacacaagaaaaaggatttcttggcgcatgaaaaaattttctgcacgaaaaaaaatagtagtggctactctctgggatagtactgagtactttctgtaaaaaaaaattttagagagtactgtatgctatctagactgtatccactactgtccagatagtactcagtactattcAGAGAATAGTGGATGTAGTCTACCCTGATTGCGAAacctaatttgaaataattcaaacacgATCCGAAACAATTCAAATTTGGCAAAATtgactatatatagatatatacttTAGCATGGATTGAATCATTCCAAATGAAATTTCTGAATCAGGGtagatagcatacagtactgtctgaaattttttttttacagaaagtactcagtactgtcccagagagtagccactactatttttattttccctatagggattagaaaaaatttcttggctcaagataattttttctcgctccaagaaaattttttttttcaattcgtaatgaaaaaaattttcttggggtgagtaaaaatattttacaataaaaaattcttttttttttgtgaagtATCGTTTTATTTCCGGTGGCCCCTCTTTGgatcttattaaaaataaataagcaaaaatatcttcatataaatattaattacatccATGTCTTGCTCATGGAGATATTTTTGTCCGAGATGTCATTTCTGAGGGGTAGCCTCGTTTTCCATCAATAGATTTATTAAGaattatcatatataaaattcctcttagaatttattatctagattataaatttatttgtttagttTAGTATgggaatatataaatataaataaataatcagtaATAAGACTGTTAATATTAGTATACCATTTCGTtgtctattatttaatttatgtttcCGATAATATATTCATTGATTATTTAGTTATATAGTTTATATCTTTAATGAgtatttttgttgttgttgttataaATAGATGTGTTGCTTAAATAgaactataataaattagttttatgaaatattgtgaaatttaataaagtttttaatatatatatttttatatgtgtCGATTATTGTTATGTAATTAACGATTATATTCAAATGCCACACTAtgtattaatgaaaattatgatcactgattttttttatttttaatcataggCATTTAtgtcaataatttatcatacatGAGCTCTCATTGATGTCTGATAACCCTCACTGGACATGACTTTCCgctaatgtaaataataaaaacataaattagttGTAATTTATATTCCTTATCTCGAGAACCagtttctcaaaattttaatcaattaattttttttatcaggcaataactttttaaaaattatgttctCAGCCTCAGCATTTCTAGTATTTTccgttaaaaatatttctgtaaTTTAATCTTTGGATGAATAGATAAACTTCCTCTCACGTGTTGACCTATTGCCATTgaaaagttgataaaaataagtagTCGTAGTATGAAAATCagtctattaattattacattttacaTGAATATTAAGCAGTACTatgtaggaaatttgattaattatatatgacattTGATTTTGGTATCTTTTGATTTATttgtacaaaattattttcacctAACAAATAatctagtattttttttcctaatatttataacatatacaacgaataataattaataattaaacataattaaacattaaatataattaaacattataatataaatacataattaattGGACGGAATGCAAttagaaagaaattttcaaattttttttttcgcagtgacaataaatttaaaattttaaattattgtctcTTCACTTATATTATCAACTTAAATAATACTAACTATAATATTTTCCATGCACTGTGATATTAAAATAGTAacgatcataatttttttttgaaacagattttttaaaaaaaatcagattacagtttttttcaacacttaaaaattttaaattaaattattttgtgtgGTCGACCaattaaaattcgatttataattcatatcacaaaaaatacacatctatatatataaaaaaaaagaaaatttatgttCGCATATTGGTCGGATTCTCGCGAACGAGACATGAATAATCAAAACGTCATAATAtacagataaaaatattaaattgtcaaaatttattttctacaaagaTCCGGTTATCTCTCGGCCTCGACccactaataaaaaaatgagcgATTGGTCGTAGCAAATAACGAGTGAGATTACATGAatcttcaatttaaaataattgtaataatttttaaaaaaacccgCCTTGGTTTGAGAGAAAGAGAGCTTTTGTATTCAGAAGGTGAAAATCGCAAGAAATAGagataaaaatagttatttataatttagtttattgtatattttttgtggattaataattaatcacaaAAAACCATTGAGCATCAGTCCCTTTCTCTTGCTTTCACCTTCCCTCTGAATAAAATACAAGACATAGACATAAGACTCTATTCTGTAACCTTTAGCTTTCCCACGATAATTATACAATCGTTATTTTCGCAACAATTGCGTGATAGTCATAGAACATGACAATTTTCGACGGCATATTAcagttttaaaatatactaTGATAAATCTAGTTATTGTTCAATTGTCCAAcacacaattaattaaattaaaaattaaaaatttaaatttaaaaaaaagaaaaaataatagtctagaataataaaatttttttaaaaaattgacattatCTCTTAACAGGGGTTCGTACTTCTCTAtctattacactcaagtccacgaacggaactatctttgttgcacttgtgcagtaaatggaaactttggccgagtttttctcttaaacaaacgaatattgtcaaacaatttaagcgcacttcgctagattagacagtagtgcaTCAATGTGCGATCTGTGTTttgtatttagagattttgtttccgaaaaaaactcagccgaaaatatctgataaccccCGTTAACTTGAGTCATGTTATATCTGATTCACACTTTACTTCATGGAACCTTGAAAACCGGGATTAATATTTCCTTGTTTAGATGCACCTGGAGGTAGAGGAGTGCTCAGATGAAGCTTCTCTTGATGTTTTGCCGCTCTGGCAAGACACAATAGCGCACCGAGAAGAACAATGGCACCCACTGCAGCAATAGCACCCGAAAGAGCTGCACGTGCTATCGGAGGCACTTCGACAGCCATCTTCAACAGTGACGTTACATGACTCGGTAACCCGTCTACACcctgtttaaataataatacaattaatagttaatataatataattgtatgaatgaattataaaatatgttaacTTACGTCTTCAAACCACATTATTGGGAAGATAATATCTGGAAAAGATGCAACTTGTTTTATATCACGGACTTGACTAACAGcaagatttatttgaattctAGCACGAGCTCTCAGTGTCGTTCCCATCAACGGTTGAACGTCAATGAAGAATTGATGTTTTTCCTCATCCGGTGGTGATATTCCAATTACGGCTTCCCGTAGTGTGGGATCggctgtaaaaaataatatgctTATTAACTGacgttatttaatttacccgagtcgaaatctaAGGCATGCTTTAAACCTAAATAACCATTGAAAACCTACAATAGATTTTTTAGGACGTTATCATTGTAAAAGCTTGAAATGAACCAACTTAGACTTATGGAGGCATTAATTAGACCTACAAAGACATGTATCATAAAATGAACGATCtctgaatttttgaaatcgaaCCTCTGTTGGTCCCAGGCTGCCTGTGGGACCCAATCCACCCTTGGGTATCATTAGCCTACGGAGAAATGACTGGCATCAATTCTCCAGTAGTCCGcgaatttaacaattttacttttttgtagtATTCCTTCCAAGTCCTTCCTTCTGTTAaatctacactgtaaaaaattggttggacccggtgtagtgtaaatgactcggtgtaaaaatttcagtgtgaaaattacaccaaaCATTGTGCTAAATTTAGGCggtgtgaattaaaaatttttacaccgtcaAGCGAGTAAATgtataatttatgatattttttgcgTTCAGgaaaggaaaaatattaaaatcttaaaaa
This genomic interval from Microplitis mediator isolate UGA2020A chromosome 2, iyMicMedi2.1, whole genome shotgun sequence contains the following:
- the LOC130678620 gene encoding scavenger receptor class B member 1-like; its protein translation is MTQGLSIMEKPLSLSTTRRRLHPRKCVFVSFFCVTISSLLLFIIFWCTNIFQNAILSSLVVKNGPMLEWFIRPPIRAIYKIRIFNYTNVMDYESGKAKKLKVKETGPYIYRETLTRINNIFHSDGSISFQEKRSYQWEGGSPDDEIVVVPNVPLLASMATMRNAPFFAQLAFTGVLSTLQSKTFLTLPVNGLLWGYDDRIFEIAKPFIALQNEIPFDKFGLLAFKNGISSDVITINSGANDLSKINMIKLINGKKHKKVWNDKKCDSIYGTQGYIFPSDMFNRPNATLEVYSNEMCRTLYLHNTGTSSSFGIPSLTFKPPKDTFHYSPDNNYCYCPESVPGVESTRTCPPAGIFNSSACSFDMPFLASFPHFYTGDKILMEKIDGLNPQAELHESRLELHPRLGILIGGVSRIQLNIEARRAIGMPFHGGLDDGQILPLLWIELTIDDIPEPLLSSLKHGYYTAAAVETGIQWGSVIILILSSCLLMHVWRKQKKDLASTTTKHLFDNVGQENKVPDDSNNELPV